One genomic window of Melitaea cinxia chromosome 10, ilMelCinx1.1, whole genome shotgun sequence includes the following:
- the LOC123656845 gene encoding uncharacterized protein LOC123656845 translates to MRSISFILLLVVVAMASGNGPQYDLNDAPALFEKFIKDYNRNYKDEADKAVHYEAFVKTLKKVNEANAKQSSATFDINKFADYTPEESKNLFGLKRD, encoded by the exons ATGAGGTCTATCAGTTTCATTTTGTTACTCGTAGTAGTCGCTATGGCGAGCGGCAACGGACCGCAGTACGATTTGAACGACGCTCCCGCGTTGTTCGAAAAATTCATAAAAGACTATAACAGGAACTATAAAGATGAGGCTGATAAGGCTGTCCACTATGAGGCGTTTGTGAAAACTCTGAAAAAAGTAAACGAAGCGAATGCGAAGCAGTCATCTGCGACGTTTGACATAAACAAGTTTGCGGACTACACTCCGGAGGAATCGAAAAATCTCTTCGGACTTAAGA GAGATTAA